From Actinomycetota bacterium, a single genomic window includes:
- a CDS encoding 4Fe-4S binding protein gives MTRRSVTQQYPHVVPDLPPRTRGVIAFKEENCTVCMLCSRECPDWCIYIESHKDVVPPKTPGARARTRNVLDRFAIDFALCMYCGICVEVCPFDALFWSPHFEYSELDIEGLTHEMEVLGGWMDYVKVPPELEVGAEPEPEREAPMKAYEPAGVAAVATAPSTATSAPAPPAAPSAPTAEPAAATAEAPAAAPAGAPAAPAVEEDHGPVEIDDETYQRELAAGKPERVARALAKRAFVVKRRKGGA, from the coding sequence ATGACCAGGCGATCGGTCACCCAGCAGTACCCGCACGTTGTGCCGGACCTGCCGCCGCGCACCCGTGGGGTGATCGCGTTCAAGGAAGAGAACTGCACGGTCTGCATGCTCTGTTCGCGCGAGTGCCCCGACTGGTGCATCTACATCGAGTCACACAAGGATGTCGTCCCGCCCAAGACGCCGGGCGCGCGCGCTCGAACCCGCAACGTGCTCGACCGCTTCGCGATCGACTTCGCGCTCTGCATGTACTGCGGGATCTGCGTCGAGGTGTGCCCGTTCGACGCGCTGTTCTGGAGCCCTCACTTCGAGTACTCGGAGCTCGACATCGAGGGGCTCACCCACGAGATGGAAGTGCTCGGCGGTTGGATGGATTACGTCAAGGTTCCTCCCGAGCTGGAAGTGGGAGCCGAGCCCGAGCCTGAGCGCGAAGCGCCCATGAAGGCGTACGAGCCCGCCGGCGTCGCGGCGGTCGCGACGGCGCCGTCGACCGCTACCTCCGCGCCCGCACCGCCGGCTGCGCCTTCCGCACCGACTGCTGAGCCCGCGGCTGCAACCGCTGAAGCACCGGCCGCAGCGCCCGCCGGAGCTCCTGCGGCGCCGGCGGTTGAGGAGGATCACGGACCGGTGGAGATCGATGACGAGACGTATCAGCGCGAGCTCGCGGCGGGGAAGCCGGAGCGGGTCGCGCGGGCGCTGGCCAAGCGAGCGTTCGTCGTCAAGCGGCGGAAGGGCGGCGCGTGA